The segment CTCGGGCTCGTCGACGAACTCACGAAAGTCGGCATTCCCGCCTACGGCCCGAAAGCCGACGGCGCGCGGCTCGAAGCATCGAAAATCTACACCAAGGAGATTCTCCAGAAATACGGCATCCCAACCGCACCCGCAGCGTTCTTCACCGAACCTGAGCCGGCGATCGCCTACCTCCGCGCGCGTCCCGCCCCGATCGTGGTGAAAGCCGACGGACTCGCGGCCGGCAAGGGCGTGGTGGTCGCCGCCACGCACGCCGAAGCCGAGGCCGCCGTCCACTCGTTGCTCGCGCTCACCCCGCAATCAAAAATCGCCAATCAGAAATCGAAAATCCTCCTTGAGGATTGTCTCGTCGGTGAAGAAACCTCGATCCTCGTTGTCGTCTCGGGTCGCGACTACGTCGTGCTGCCCACGTCGCAGGACCACAAGCGCGTCGGCGAAGGCGACACCGGTCCCAATACCGGCGGCATGGGCACCTACTCGCCGGCCGAGGTGGTCACGCCCGCGCTGCTCGCCCGCATCGACCGTGAAATCGTCCGCCCGTCGGTGGACGCAATCGCGGCAGAGGGCATCGACTTTCGCGGCACGCTTTTCATCGGCATCATGCTCACCGCGGATGGCCCGAGCGTGCTGGAATTCAACACCCGCTTCGGCGATCCCGAAACACAGGTCGTGCTGCCGCGCATCGAGAACGACCTGCTCGGGCTCCTCTGGGCCGCGGCGAAAGGTCAGCTCGCCGGCACGCGGCTGAAAATCAGCTCCGCCCACGCGCTCTGCGTCGTCATCGCCGCGAAGGGCTATCCCAACAACTATCCGAAGGGCGACGCGATCACGCTGCCCAAGGCGATTCCCTGCTCGGTCTCGATCCTCCACGCCGGCACCGCCCGCACGCCTGCCGGCCAGCTCGTCACCCACGGCGGCCGTGTGCTCGGCGTGACCGCGCTCGCACCGACGCTGCATCACGCCGCGCTCGACGCCTACGCCGTGTGCGATGCGATCCAGTGCGCGAGCAAGTATTTCCGCCGTGACATCGGCGCGCGCCAGCTGCTGCGCGGCTAAGCCCGCACATCTGTAATGGCCCACGACACACTCACCAGCGGAGCGCGTTGCCCTCAACGCGTGGTCAAAGTCGCCACCGCGCTCGGGACGATGCGGTGCGCAGCGCTGTTGATCGCTTGCGTCGCCTTGCTTGCTTCCGCTTCCGCCGCGCCACTCGAGAGCGATCTGGGTGAAGGGCTCCGCTACTACCGCGCCACCGAGCTGCCGACAGATCTCCCGCCGCCACCGACGGGCAAACCCACGCCGCTCGTGTTTGATCTTCGCTTCACGATCGCGGATGAGACCGCCGCCACCGCACTCGAGGCCTGGCTGAAATTCCGTGCCACCGCCGCCGCACCGGTGCTCGTGCTCGTGAATCATGAGACGGCTCCCGTCCTCCGTCCCGTCCTGGCCGCGCAAAAATCCAATCCCGGCCTGTTGACGATCGGAGCGACCGAACCGGAATTCACGCCGGACGTTACGGTCGCGGTGAAATCCGACGTCGAACGTCGCGCCTACGACGCCGCGCAAAACGGCACGCCCGTCGCTGCGCTCGCCGCGCCGCCCATTGACAAGCCGCGCTCCGACGAAGCTGCGCTCATCCGGGATCGCGCCAGCCTGCCCGAAGACGACTCCGATGCGGGTGTCGACGAACTCGGGCTCTCCGACGAGCCGCCGCCCACGCATGGCGCGCAACCCGCTCCACCGCCCGTGGACCTCGCATTGCAGCGCGCCGTGCAGATCCACCGCGGGCTCCGCGCGCTCAAACGGCTCTAGCCGAATTCCTGCGTCGTCGCGGTTGCTCGCTCCCTCTTTGTAGGCGGGATCTCCCACCCCCGCCCTACAATCGACCGCCTCGGCGACGCAGCCGGTCATCTGTCCGTTCGATCGGAAAGCTCCCGCGCCACTCCGGTCTTTGCAAAGCGCGCGTTTTCGTGTCCATTCGACGGCCTGTCCGCCATGTCCGAAACGGTGCTCGTAGTTTGCACGGCCAACATCTGCCGCAGCCCCATGGCTGCGGGATTGTTGCAGCATGCCCTCGCCGCCCAGCCGGAACCGCTGAAGTCGCTCAACGTCGTCTCCGCCGGCGTTTCCGCGCGCAACGGCGAGCCGGTGTCCGAAAACTCCGTCGTGGCGCTGCGCAAGGTCGGCATCGACATCTCCCAGCATATCAGCCGCCCGCTCACGCAGGAGATGCTGAACCAGGCGGCCGCCGTCATCTGCATGACCGAGTCGCACCGCGCGATGATCCAGCTGCAGGCCGACCCCGCGCCGAAGCACATCTATCTTTTTCGCGAATTCATGCCCCAGCAGGGCGACAAGGAGATTCCCGATCCGTTCGGCGGCCCCCTGAAGGTCTACGAACTGTGCCGCGACGAAATGGTCGAAGCGATCCCTTCGTTGATCGAGTTCCTTAAGACACACCTGCAGGCGAAGTCCGCACCCAGCTGAGTGACCGCGGCGATTTCGCTTCTTGCTGGCGCGCGGGATTCCCTTGAACATCGCGCCTCTTTTCGAACTCACCTCGCCATGCTCAACGCCTCGCCGCTCCAAACCTTGGATCCTCAAGTCTTCTCGGCCATCTCCGAGGAACTCGCCCGCCAGCAGAGCCACATCGAGCTCATCGCGTCGGAGAATTTCACCTATCCGGCGGTGATGGAGGCGCAAGGCAGCGTGCTCACGAACAAATACGCCGAGGGTTATCCCGCCAAGCGCTGGTATGGCGGCTGCGAATTCGTGGACAAGGTCGAGGTGCTCGCGATCGAACGCGCGAAGAAGCTTTTCGGCGCCGAGCACGCCAACGTGCAGCCGCACTCCGGCGCGCAGGCCAACACCGCCGTTTACGCCGCGGTGCTGCAGCCTGGCGACAAGGTGCTCGGCATGAACCTGAGCCACGGCGGCCACCTCACTCACGGCAACCCGGCCAACTTTTCGGGCAAGCTCTATCAATTCTGCCAGTATGGCGTCCGCGAGGACAACGGGCTGATCGATTACGACGAACTCGCCGCCACCGCGGACCGCGAGAAGCCCAAGATGATCACCGTCGGCGCCAGCGCCTACTCGCGGATCATCGACTTCGCCCGCATGGGCGAGATCGCGCGCGGCGTCGGCGCGTATCTCTTCGCCGACATCGCGCACATCGCAGGGCTCGTCGCGGCCGGCGCGCACCCCTCGCCCGTGCCGCACGCCGACTTCGTCAGCACCACCACGCACAAGACCCTGCGCGGCCCGCGCGGCGGCTTGGTTCTGTGCAAGGCCGCGCACGCGAAGGCGCTCGACTCCGCGGTCTTCCCCGGCACGCAGGGCGGCCCGCTGATGCACATCATCGCGGCCAAGGCCGTCTGCTTCGGCGAGTGCCTGAAACCCGAGTTCAAGGCCTACTCCGAACAGATCGTCAAAAACTCCAAGGCGCTCGCGGCGGCCTTCCTCTCGCGCGGCTACAAGATCGTGTCCGGCGGCACCGACAATCACCTCTTCCTCGTCGATCTGCGCACGAAGTATCCGGAACTCACCGCCAAGAAGGCGCAGGAGACGCTCGATCTCGCCAACATCACGTGCAACAAGAACACCGTGCCGTTCGAAACCCGCTCGCCCTTCCAGGCCTCCGGCATCCGGCTCGGCACGCCCGCGGTCACCACGCGCGGCTTCCGCGAAGCCCACATGGCCGACATCGCCGACTGCATTGACAGCGTGCTGGCGGCCATCGGCACCGAACGTGAGGCCGTGGTCGTAGCCGCGACCAAGAAGCGGGTCACGACGCTGACCTCGCGTTTCCCGTTGCCGTACCAGCTGTAAGTTGACGCCGCGGCCCTCGGTCCCACAGCCGCCGTTACGTAAGTCAATCCCGGAATCCCCCTGAACGATCCTCGCTTGCGCGAACGCGGCGGATCAACAGCCTCTTGGCTGCCTGACCGCCACTTCCAGTTCAACCCCCCGGCCGTCCGCGGCCTCGGGACGGTATTTGTTCGCGACCGTTCTTGGGATTGTTGTCGCCGGAACGTCGTTCTCCTTGTGGGGCTACCGGGCCGGCCGCGAGGCTGAAGCGAAACAGATCGAAGCCGAATTTGATCGCCGGGCCGACACCCGCGTCGCGCTCACCCGGCAGATCGTCGCTTACTACCAGTCCGGACTCTATGCGCTGAAAAGCCTCTTCGAGGGCAGCGATGCGGTCACGCCGGAGGAGTTTCGCGATGTCGCCGTCGATGTGATGACGCGGCATCCGGGTGTCTCCGCGCTGGAATGGGTGCCGGTGGTCCCGGCGGCGGAGCGGAACGAATTTGAAGCCGCGGTGAGCCGCGCGCTGGGACGACCGTTTCACATCACGGAGCGCGGCGCGGACGGGAGCATGGTCCGCGCGGCCGACCGGCCGGAGTATTTTCCGGTTACCTACGTTGAACCCGCCACCACCAACGACCGGGTGCTCGGACTCGACGTGCTGACGGCGTTCAGCCGGCCGCAGCTCGAGCGGGCGCGGCGCACCGCCCAGTTCACCATCACGCCGCGGTTCCAGCTCGTGCAGGGCGGCACCGGCGTGGTGATGGCTTGGCCCGTGTTCAACCGCGGCGTGGACGAGACGACCGGGCGGTTGTGCCGCGGTTTCGTGCAAGGCGTGTTCCGGATCGACGAGATGATGGAGCACAGTCAGCTGCCGTTCCCGCCCGCGACGCTCGACGAACTCTACCTCGACGCCGGCGTGCAGGATGGCTACAGCCGTGTGCTCTACGCCCGCTGGGGTGATGCCAATCCGCCGAGTGCTCCGCTCGCCGAGAGCGACATGCGCCGCGGGCTTTACCGCGAGTTCCCCATCGACCTCGGCGGCCGGAAATGGCTCGCGCTTTATCGTCCGCCCGCCGCGTGGCTGGCGGAGCAAGACACGCATCAGCCCGAGCGCTGGCTCGTCACCAATCTGCTGATCGTCGCGCTGCTGGCGAGTCTCGTCACCGTGATGGGCCGGCGGACGATCTCCATCCAGCGCGAGGTCGAGAGCCGCACCACCGAACTCAACGAGAGCCGGCGCCAGCTCGCGAGCCTGTTGCACGCGCTGCCGGGCGTCGCCTACCGCTGCACCTGGCGCGAGCACCTCGACGAGGTCGTCTTCGTGAGCGAAGGCAGTCTGCAGCTCAGCGGCTACGCCGCGGAGGAATTCATCACCCGGCAGGTCTTTTTCCGCGATCTGATTCACCCGGAGGATCTCGCGGTGGTGCGCGAGCGGACTCGGGCCGCGTTGACCGCGAAACAGGAGTTCGAAGTCGAATACCGGATCCGAACGCGCACCGGCGAAACCAAATGGGTACTCTCCCGCGGTCGCGGCGTCTACACCGCCGACGGCCAACTGGCGTTCTACGAGGGCCTGATGGTCGACCTCACCGGCCAGCGTCAGGCCGAAGCCGAAAAGATGGCGATGGAGCGGCGGCTGCTCGAAAGCCAGAAGCTCGAGAGCCTCGGACTCCTCGCCGGCGGGATCGCGCACGATTTCAACAACATCCTCACCGGCATTCTCGGCCACGCCAATCTCGCCCGCTGCGCCCCTGCGAGCGAAACCGAGCTCGTCGAACATCTCCGGCAGATCGAGGCCGGCGCCGCGCGCGCCGCGGAGTTGTGCCAGCAAATGCTCGCCTTCTCCGGCCGCGGCCGGTTCGTCACCGAGACGGTCGATCTGAACCGGATCGTCCGCGATACGCTCCCGTTGCTGCAAGGTTCGCTGCCCGTGCGCGCCCGGCTGCAGCTCGCGCTGGCGCCGGAACCGGTGCTCGTCACCGGCGACGCCACGCAATTCCGGCAAATCGCGATGAACCTCATCCTCAACGCCGGCGAAGCGCTCCCCCCCGCCGGCGGACAGGTCGCGGTGCGCAGCGGGCGCCGCGCCTTCGATGCCACCTTCCTCGCCGGCGTTCGCGGCCAAAACAACCTGGCGGCCGGCGACTACGTCTTTCTCGAGGTGCACGACACCGGTTGCGGCATGACGCCGGAGACGATCGCGAAGATTTTCGATCCGTTCTTCACCACCAAGTTCACCGGCCGTGGCCTGGGGCTCGCCGCCGTGCTCGGGATCGTCCGCGGCCACGCGGGCGGGCTGCGCGTCGACAGCGAGCCCGGCAAAGGCTCGATCTTCACGCTGCTCCTGCCCCCCGCCGCGAACACCCAGCTCACCGCGGTGCGCCCGGGTACCGCGACGCCCTGGCGGACCAGCGGTCGCGTGCTCGTCGTCGATGACGAAATCTCCGTTCGCGAGATCGCCGCCCGGATGCTCAGCTCGTTCGGTTTCACCGTCGTCACGGCCAGCGACGGCGTCGACGGTCTGCGGCAGTTCCGCGCCAGCCCCCGGTCGTTCGATTTCGTGTTCCTCGATTTGACGATGCCCGGGCTCGACGGGATCGAAACGTTGACCGCGTTGCGCGCCACCGCCGCCGACATTCGCGTGATGCTGGTCAGCGGATACAGCGAAAACGAGCAGATCGCACAACTGGGCAAGGACGGCCGGCTCGTGTTCCTGCAAAAGCCCTTCGCGCGCGCCCGGCTGGAGCAGAAGCTGAAGGAACTGCTCGCCTGAGCGCGCCTCTTTGTGCCACCGAAACCGCGCGCGTGGGAGCGCGGCCGTACCGGCCGCAGCCTCTTCGGAGGCAAGCCGGACCGCCGAGTTTCCCCGCCATCGCGATCCGCGGGGCCGTGGTCTGAAACTCGCTTTGTGCCTTGGCGTCGCCCAGAGAACCGCTTTCGTTCCCCTTCCACGTGAATCCGCCCGCCGCCGCACCGCAGCCTTCCCGTCCGCTCTCGCTCGGAGTCATTTTCCTCACGCTGTACATCGACCTGATCGGGTTCTCCATCATCTTTCCGTTCGTTCCGGATCTGATGGAGTATTACCTGCGTGGCGAAACGCCGGGCGGTCTGCTCGCCTGGCTGCTCGCCCAGACCAACGCACTCGCTGCTCTCCTCGGCAATCACGACCACCTTGCCGACGTGCTGTTCGCCGGCGTGCTGACGTCGTTCTTCTCCATTCTGCAGTTCGTGTTCGCGCCGTTCTGGGGCGCGTTGTCCGACCGTCGTGGCCGCCGCAGTGTCCTGCTGCTCACCGTGTGCGGCACCGCGGCCGGTTACGCGCTCTGGGTTTTCAGCGGGTCGTTCTGGCTCTTCATGCTGTCGCGCGTCATCTGCGGCGCGTTCGGCGGCAATCTGTCCGTCGCCACGGCCGCGGTCGCCGACGTCACCAGCCGGCAGGAGCGTTCGCGCGCGATGGGTTTGGTCGGCGCGGCCTTCGGCCTCGGCCTCGTGACCGGCCCGATGCTCGGCGCGATTTCCGCCTCGCACAACCTGCTGGCGTCGTATCCCTCGCTCGCCCGCTTCGGCATCAACCCGTTTTCCGTTCCGGCGCTGATCGCGCTCGGCATGTCGCTGGTGAACGTGGTCTGGATCGCGCTGCGGTTCCGCGAAACGGTGAGCACGGCAACGCGGGACGAATCCGCCGCGACGCGGCTGCGCAATCCGCTCCGCGCGATCTTCGCGCTGCCCAGCGCCGCGGTCCGCCGCGCCAACCTGGTCGCGTTCATCTTCTCGGTCGCATTCGTCGCCATGGAGACCTCGCTCACCTTCCTCGCCGCCGAACGGTTCGGTTATACCGCCCGGCAAAACGGCATGCTCATGGTGTTTCTCGGCGTCTGCTCGATCATCACCCAAGGCATGATCGTGCGCTGGCTGCTGCGCGAAACCAGTGAACTGCGCGTGCTCGCCGGTGGGTTGATTGCGGCGGCCGCCGGGCTGGTGTGCATCGGACTGGCGCCCGCGCCCTGGCTGGTTTTCGTCGGTCTTGCGTTCCTCGCCACCGGCTCGGGGCTCGTCAATCCCTCCACCACCGGACTCATCTCGCTCTACAGCCACACCGCGGAACAGGGGCGCGCGCTCGGCGTGTTCCGTTCGCTCGGCTCGCTCTCGCGGGCGATCACGCCGGTTTGCGCCGGCACAGCCTACTGGATCTTTGGCGGCGGCAGTGTATTTGTCGTGGCCGCGGGGTTCGCGCTGGCCGCACTCTGGCTCAGCCGCACCCTCCCCTTGCCCGACAAATGAGCCTTCGCGTTCCAGCTCCCGTCGCTCGTTGGGCGGCGCCTTCGCGCCGCCGCGGGGCGTGGACGCGGACGATGCTGGCGATCGGGCTCGCGCTGGCGTTCGGGCTGGGCACCGGCTGCCACATGTTCCGCCGCGAAATGCCGCGGCCTGGTCGCACCACCCTCGATTCGCCGCTGGTCATGATCCCGGCCAGGACCATGGCCAACTACCTGATCGTGCAGGGCAAGTGGGACAAGCGCGGTCCCTACAATTTCCTCATCGATACCGGCGCGTCGGTGACCTTGGTCGCCCCCGAGCTCGCCGCGCGCTATTCTGCCAAGAACACCGCCCCCGCCCCCACGCCGCTGGTGCGCGTCAAGTCAGCCGACGGCGAGACCGCGCTCCTCAGCGCCGCCACGCTGCGACGCATCGAGCTGGGCGATGCGCGATTCGAGAACGTGCAGGTGCTGATCTATGATTGCGCCGCGATTTCCGCCCATCTCGGCGTGAAGATCGACGGCGTCCTCGGTTTCCCGCTGTTTCGCGAAACCTTGCTCACGCTCGACTATCCGCACTCGCGCGTCCTGCTCCAGAAGCGCTCCGCCAACCCCCTGCTGCCCGGCTCGGTCATTCCGTTCAACAACGACCGGAAAACGCCCATCATTCCGCTGCGGCTCGGCGACCAGACGTTCGTCGCGCTGATCGACTCCGGCAGTGACGCGACCCTCAGCCTCAACCCCGCCGGACTCGCTCCGACGTTCACCGTCCCGCCGCGGGTCGGTGCCACGGTCGCCACGCTCAGCGGCGATCGCGAACAGCACATCGGCCGGCTCGCGCAGGCGCTGCGCATCGGCGACTATCTCATCGACCAGCCCGTGGTGGATCTGACGGACGAGCTCACGTCGCTCGGCGGCGGATTGTTGAAGCACTTCACCGTGACCTTCGACCAGGAGCACAGCCGGGTGACCTTCTACCGCGAGTCGACCGCGCCGGTCCCTTCACGCTCCTCCCGCAGCACGGGGCTGAGTTTCAGCAAAGCGCCCGCCTATTGGCGCGTCGTCAGCGTGATCCCCCAGTCGCCCGCCGAAGCCGAAGAGATCCAGCCCGGCGATCTGGTCACGCGGATCAACGGCCAGCCCGTCGCCGAGTGGGATATTTCTCGCTACCAGGAACTCGTCGCGTCCGCTGACGAGGTGACGTTCACGTTTTTGAATGGCACGCGCGAAACCGAAAAGCGGCTGAAGGTATTCGATCTGGTTCCGTAACGCCGGACGTGCCCGGGCGCGTTGAAGTTGTAGCCAGCCGCAGCGCCAATGCGTGGGCCGCGCCGTGGCCCGGCTGCTTCAACTTAAACTTCCGTCTTCAACTCGGCGCGGTGTTTTTGCGCAGCAAAAACGCCGCGCCGCCGTCGTGCCCGGCCTCCCACGGCCGCGAGATCTGATGGTTTTCCAGCTTCCACTCGCCCGGACGCGCTCCCGCCAGAAATTCCTGCACCACGTGCTCGTTCTCCTCCGTGTCGATGCTGCACGTCGAATAGACCAGCCGGCCTCCCGGCGCCACCAGCCGCGCTGCCGCCCGCAGGAGCGCCAGCTGCTGCAGCGGATGCTTGCGAAAATCCCCTTCTTGCAGCCGCCATTTCACGTCCACGCGATGGCGCATCACCCCGGTGTTGGAACACGGTACGTCCAGCAGGACCGCGGGAAACTGCGCCGGCAGTTTGTGCTCGCGGAGCAGCCCGGCCGGATCCTGGCGCAAGTCGCCCTGCACCAGCGCGACCTCCACGCCCGCCGGCACGCGCGCGAGGTTTTCCTTCAACCGGCCGATCCGCGCGCCGGGCAAATCCATCGCCACGAGCCGGCCTTGACGCATCGAGTCGGCGATCAACAGGCTCTTCCCGCCGGGCGCGGCACAGCCGTCGAGCACGAGTTCGCCCGCCGCCGGCGCCAACAGTTCCACCGGAATCCGCGTCGCCGGATCCTGGAGATAAATCCGTCCTCTTTGCAGCAGCGGCTCGATTTCCGTCCAATGTCCCGGCGGGATTTCGAAAAACCCCGCCCACGCCGTCGGCTTGAACCACGCCGGCACCGGTTCTTCCGCTTTGGGCGCCGCCTTCGCCGCCTCCACCGGAACGGGGTTGCCCTCCGTAGGCGCGGCGACCGAGAGCTTGTCCTCCGCAGGCTCGGCAAAGGAGGAACGCCAGCGTGCGTAGACCGGCGCCGGTTGCTGATTCCACTCCAGCAGCGCGCGCGTGGCGGCCGCGCCGAACTGCGCCAGCCAGCTCCGCACGAGCCAGACCGGATGCGAGAAATACTCTGCCAGCACGTCCGCCGGCGCGAGCTTGGGCGGCGGCGGCTCGGCGAGCACCCCCGCCAGCTTGCGCACCACCGCATTCACCATCCGCGCCTCCGCGGGACTGGCGAGTTGCTTCGTCTGCTCCACCGCGTGATGCACGATTTTCGCAACCCGTCCATCCACGACAGGGGTCGGTTGATCCGGCGCGTTCGTGGTCCCCGCCTCGGATGCGCGTGTCGGCGCGCCGCCGCGCTCCGCCCGCGCTTCAATCAGCTCGAATCCCGCCACCAGCAGCACCGCGCGCGTCGCGAACCGCGGCGAGTGGGACACCAGCCGGCCGATGGCGGCATCGATGCGCCCGAAATGCCGGATCGCGCCGAACACCAGGTGCTGGCAACGCGCGCGTTCCGTGCCGGTTAGCGAACCGCCAAGCGATTCGAGGAGTTCGTCCACGCGCTCGCGCCGGTCCAACCAGCGCGCGAGCAATCGCGCCGCCGCCGGCCACGCGGTCGTTCTGGCTTCCACGGGCGCGCTCATGGCCGGCCGAGGGTGACACACTGTTTGACAAGGATGCGCATTCTCCGCTCAACTCTCCCGTTCAGGCCCTCACTTTCGCAATCATGAATTCTGAAGCTGTTTCCGCGCTCATTGCCAAAAACCCGCCGCTCAAAGCGGCCAAAGCTCAGTTGGAGGCCATGGAGCCGGGCGCTTATGTGATCCACCGCAGCTGGGGGTTTGGCCGGATCAAGGATTATGACGAGGCGGCGCAGCGGCTGATCATCGATTTCAAGAACAAGAAGGGCCATGCGATGGATCCGGCCTTTTGCCTGACAACCATGGAAATCCTTCCGGCCAACCACCTGCTGGTCCGCAAGGAAACCGATCCGAAGCAGGTTGCCGAGTTGATCGCCGAAAACCCCGTCCAGCTCGTCGTCGAAACGCTGCAGACCTACGACAATCACGCCACCACCGCGATCGACCTGGAGATCACGCTCGGCCAGGTAATCGGCGAGGATAAGTTCAAAAAGTGGTGGGCCGCGACCAAGAAGGCGCTCGCCAAGGACCCGCGCATCTCCGTTCCGCAGAAAAAAACCGAGTGCTACGTCCTACGTGAGACTCCCGTTTCGGCCGAAGACGAGATTCTCGAGCAGTTCAACTCGACGCGGTCGGCGCGCCGCCGAATCACCCTGGCCGAGGAGCTGATCGAGGCCATAGGCAAGAAGGAGATCAACACCGATCTCTCCGTGGTCCTGACCGGCGTCGCCGAGGCGGTGAAAAGCTCCAACCAACTCGACCCGTCCGAGCGGCTGTACGGCGCCGCGGTACGTGACGAGCTGGCCCGCCACTTGGGGATCGACCCCGCCACGTTCGAGCCGCAGCAACCGGCGCTCGTCGCCAACGCCCGCGATCTCCCGGCCATCGCCGAGAAGATCCCGGTGCACTTCCAGGCGCGTTTCCTCGAACTGGTGAACGCCACGCACCCGATCGAGGGGCGCGACATCCTCTTCAACCTGCTCAAGACCTCGCAGGGCAAGTTCACGACCGAGTGCATCAACTTCCTCGTCGAGCAGGGCCACGCCGACGAGCTCGCCGCCGTACTCAAGCGCTGGCAGACCGAGCAGAATCTCCGCGCCCCGGTCCTGCTCTGGATCGTCAAGAACCGGCATTCGAAGAAATTCGCGAAGCTGCTCAACGATCTCATCACGCCGCGGCTGCTCGGCGCCATTTTCTTCGCGATCGATTACGAGGCGCTCCAAGCCTCCAGCGCGCGCCGGATTCCGCTCGCCGACATCCTCAGCGACGATACGGAGCTGATCGCCGACCTGCTTTCCACCGCCGATCCGGAAACCGCCCGCGATCTGGCCAACACCCTGATGCTCAACCAGGGCTTCGAGGAGCTGACGAAAAAGTCGCTGCTCGCGCGGTTCATCAAGATCTTCCCCAAGATCCAGACGCTGGTCGACTCCGAGGCCGAAACGCGCGAGGAACAGCTCATCGTTTCGAAGGCCAGCTACGAGCGGAAGCGCGAGGAATACGAGACCATCGTC is part of the Opitutus terrae PB90-1 genome and harbors:
- the greA gene encoding transcription elongation factor GreA gives rise to the protein MNSEAVSALIAKNPPLKAAKAQLEAMEPGAYVIHRSWGFGRIKDYDEAAQRLIIDFKNKKGHAMDPAFCLTTMEILPANHLLVRKETDPKQVAELIAENPVQLVVETLQTYDNHATTAIDLEITLGQVIGEDKFKKWWAATKKALAKDPRISVPQKKTECYVLRETPVSAEDEILEQFNSTRSARRRITLAEELIEAIGKKEINTDLSVVLTGVAEAVKSSNQLDPSERLYGAAVRDELARHLGIDPATFEPQQPALVANARDLPAIAEKIPVHFQARFLELVNATHPIEGRDILFNLLKTSQGKFTTECINFLVEQGHADELAAVLKRWQTEQNLRAPVLLWIVKNRHSKKFAKLLNDLITPRLLGAIFFAIDYEALQASSARRIPLADILSDDTELIADLLSTADPETARDLANTLMLNQGFEELTKKSLLARFIKIFPKIQTLVDSEAETREEQLIVSKASYERKREEYETIVSKKIPENSKAIAAAREHGDLRENSEYKMAKQEQQVLMAHKTNLERDLGRARISDFKDASIDQVSVGTVVEVASVKDGHHTTYTVLGAWDGDPEKHFISYKTPFGAALLGKKTGDVINVKTDASDEDYAIVSIARYADKAS